The Lutibacter profundi genome includes a region encoding these proteins:
- the gcvP gene encoding aminomethyl-transferring glycine dehydrogenase, translating to MKTDSFVLRHIGPQKNEVKEMVKTIGVNSIDDLINKTIPTNIRLTNDLNLPKPFSEFEYITHIQKLSNKNKLFKNYIGLGYHPTILPGVIQRNILENPGWYTSYTPYQAEISQGRLEALLNYQTMVMELTGMELANASLLDEGTAAAEAMLMLFNSRTRAQKKENATKFFVSNEVLPQTIDVLKTRAYPLGIELVFGNHQNFEFTSVVFGVLIQYPSKNGQIYDYSTFINKAKVVDAKIAVAADLLSLTILTPPGEWGADVVIGTTQRFGIPMGYGGPHAGYFATKEAYKRAIPGRIIGVSHDKDGNRALRMALQTREQHIKREKATSNICTAQVLLAVMAGMYGVYHGSKGLIYIASKIQKLTTTLNEGLKQLNIKQLNTAFFDTLTIEVSNTVKLKEIAEKKEINFFYPSPNLVSISINETSNLEDIHEIISVLAEAEDKKYIGSNSIAENSIPKNLTRQSPFMENDTFKKYHSETEMMRYIKRLELKDLSLTHSMISLGSCTMKLNAATEMLPLSWPNWGNMHPFVPIEQAQGYQEVITDLETYLNEITGFAATSLQPNSGAQGEYAGLTVIKAFHESKGNKHRNICLIPSSAHGTNPASAVMAGFKVVVTKSTEKGNIDVDDLREKAELYKDSLGALMVTYPSTHGVFESSIKEITKIIHEFGGQVYMDGANMNAQVGLTNPASIGADVCHLNLHKTFAIPHGGGGPGVGPICVAKHLVPFLPSNPIIPTGGEKATTAISSAPWGSALVLLISYSYIRMLGANGLKQSTKYAILNANYIKARLEKHYKILYTGENGFAAHEMIVDFREFKEKGADVTDVSKRLMDFGYHAPTVSFPVHGTLMIEPTESENKNELDRFCDALIAIKSEINEMKSGDTNSVLKNAPHTQEMLTSNEWNYPYTRQKAAFPLPYLKENKFWPSVRRIDDAFGDRNLVCSCNPIEDYL from the coding sequence ATGAAAACAGATTCTTTTGTTTTAAGACACATAGGCCCTCAAAAAAATGAGGTGAAGGAAATGGTAAAAACCATTGGAGTAAATTCAATAGATGATTTAATTAATAAAACAATTCCTACCAATATTCGATTAACTAACGATTTAAATTTACCAAAACCATTTAGTGAATTTGAGTATATAACACATATTCAAAAACTTTCTAATAAAAATAAGTTATTTAAAAATTACATTGGTTTAGGTTATCACCCAACTATTTTACCTGGAGTAATACAGCGTAATATTCTTGAAAACCCAGGATGGTATACTTCATACACCCCATACCAAGCTGAAATTTCACAAGGCAGATTAGAAGCCTTATTAAATTACCAAACAATGGTAATGGAACTTACAGGAATGGAATTAGCAAATGCTTCCTTATTAGATGAAGGTACAGCAGCAGCTGAAGCTATGTTAATGTTATTCAATTCAAGAACAAGAGCCCAAAAAAAAGAAAATGCAACTAAATTTTTTGTTTCTAATGAAGTTTTACCACAAACCATTGATGTTTTAAAAACAAGAGCTTATCCACTTGGTATTGAATTAGTTTTTGGTAACCACCAAAATTTCGAATTCACATCAGTTGTATTTGGAGTACTTATTCAATATCCTTCTAAAAATGGTCAAATATATGATTATTCTACTTTTATTAACAAAGCAAAAGTTGTTGATGCAAAAATAGCTGTAGCTGCAGATTTATTAAGTCTAACAATATTAACCCCTCCAGGAGAATGGGGTGCTGATGTTGTAATAGGCACTACTCAACGATTTGGTATCCCAATGGGTTACGGCGGGCCTCATGCTGGTTATTTTGCTACTAAAGAAGCTTACAAACGTGCAATACCTGGAAGAATTATTGGTGTTTCACATGATAAAGATGGTAATCGTGCTTTACGTATGGCTTTACAAACTCGTGAGCAGCATATAAAACGAGAAAAAGCAACTTCAAACATTTGCACTGCACAGGTATTATTGGCTGTAATGGCTGGTATGTACGGCGTTTATCATGGCTCAAAGGGATTAATTTATATTGCAAGTAAAATTCAGAAATTAACTACCACCTTAAACGAAGGATTAAAACAATTAAATATAAAACAATTAAATACTGCCTTTTTTGATACTTTAACGATTGAAGTTTCTAATACTGTAAAACTTAAAGAAATAGCAGAAAAAAAAGAAATTAACTTTTTCTATCCTTCACCTAATTTGGTGAGTATCTCAATCAATGAAACCTCTAATTTAGAAGACATTCATGAAATTATTTCCGTTTTAGCAGAAGCAGAAGATAAAAAATATATAGGTTCAAATTCAATAGCTGAAAATTCTATTCCTAAAAATTTAACAAGGCAATCTCCTTTTATGGAAAATGACACTTTCAAAAAGTACCATTCAGAAACTGAGATGATGCGCTACATTAAAAGACTAGAGCTAAAAGATTTATCATTAACACACTCTATGATTTCTTTGGGCTCTTGCACCATGAAATTAAACGCAGCAACCGAAATGCTTCCGTTGAGTTGGCCAAATTGGGGTAATATGCATCCTTTTGTACCAATTGAGCAAGCGCAAGGATACCAAGAAGTTATTACAGATTTGGAAACCTATCTCAATGAAATTACTGGCTTTGCAGCTACATCATTACAACCAAACTCTGGTGCACAAGGAGAATACGCTGGTTTAACGGTTATCAAAGCTTTTCATGAATCAAAAGGAAATAAACATAGAAATATTTGTTTAATACCTTCCTCAGCTCATGGAACAAACCCCGCTTCTGCTGTAATGGCAGGGTTTAAAGTTGTTGTAACAAAATCAACAGAGAAAGGAAATATTGACGTAGATGATTTACGTGAAAAAGCAGAATTATATAAAGATAGTTTAGGCGCTTTAATGGTAACATACCCTTCAACTCATGGAGTTTTTGAAAGTTCAATAAAAGAAATTACTAAAATTATTCATGAATTTGGCGGGCAAGTTTATATGGATGGCGCAAATATGAATGCTCAAGTAGGCTTAACCAATCCTGCTAGTATTGGCGCAGATGTTTGCCATCTAAACCTACATAAAACATTTGCTATTCCCCATGGTGGTGGCGGACCAGGTGTTGGTCCTATTTGTGTAGCCAAACATTTGGTTCCTTTTTTACCATCCAACCCAATAATACCTACTGGAGGAGAAAAAGCTACAACTGCAATTTCATCTGCTCCTTGGGGGTCTGCATTGGTATTACTAATATCTTATAGCTACATTAGAATGTTGGGTGCAAACGGCTTAAAACAATCAACCAAGTACGCTATTTTAAATGCTAACTATATTAAAGCACGATTAGAAAAACATTACAAAATTTTATATACAGGTGAAAATGGATTTGCCGCTCATGAAATGATTGTTGATTTTAGGGAATTTAAAGAGAAAGGAGCTGATGTGACAGACGTTTCTAAAAGATTAATGGACTTTGGATATCATGCACCAACAGTTTCATTCCCTGTGCATGGAACACTTATGATTGAACCAACAGAAAGTGAAAATAAAAATGAATTGGATCGTTTTTGCGATGCATTAATTGCTATCAAAAGTGAAATAAATGAAATGAAAAGTGGAGACACAAACTCAGTACTAAAAAATGCGCCACATACGCAAGAGATGCTTACTTCAAATGAATGGAACTACCCATACACAAGACAAAAGGCTGCTTTTCCACTCCCTTACTTAAAAGAAAACAAATTTTGGCCTTCAGTCAGAAGAATTGATGATGCTTTTGGAGATAGAAATTTAGTATGTTCCTGCAACCCTATTGAAGATTATTTATAA
- a CDS encoding zinc ribbon domain-containing protein, whose translation MAKKKEVTVEEKLRALYDLQLIDSRVDEIKNVRGELPLEIEDLEDAIVGLNKRLTNLNEDVTNLKSEISNKKSVIEEAKSLLKKYAEQQKNVRNNREFNSISKETEYQELEIELAEKRIKEYKAKVEQKKEVITATKENIAKQEELLKHKSDELNDIMGDTIKEEEILLKKSKEYSKLIDDHLLKAYNRIRSSVKNGLAVVSIERGASGGSFFTIPPQRQVEIASRKKIITDEHSGRILVDGALAEEEKEKINKLLK comes from the coding sequence ATGGCTAAAAAGAAAGAAGTTACTGTTGAAGAAAAATTAAGAGCTCTTTACGACTTACAATTAATTGATTCAAGAGTTGATGAAATTAAAAATGTAAGAGGTGAACTCCCATTAGAAATTGAAGATTTAGAAGATGCAATTGTGGGTTTAAATAAAAGACTTACAAATTTAAATGAAGATGTAACAAACTTAAAAAGTGAAATTTCTAATAAAAAATCTGTAATTGAAGAGGCTAAATCTTTACTTAAAAAATACGCCGAACAACAAAAAAATGTACGTAATAACAGAGAGTTTAATTCAATAAGTAAGGAGACTGAATATCAAGAACTTGAAATTGAGTTAGCTGAAAAACGAATTAAAGAATATAAAGCTAAGGTTGAGCAAAAAAAAGAAGTAATTACTGCCACGAAAGAAAATATAGCAAAACAAGAAGAATTATTGAAACATAAGTCGGATGAATTAAACGACATTATGGGAGATACTATTAAAGAAGAAGAAATACTACTTAAAAAATCTAAAGAATACTCTAAACTAATTGACGATCACTTATTAAAAGCTTACAATAGAATTAGATCAAGTGTAAAAAATGGTTTAGCAGTAGTATCTATTGAGAGAGGCGCTTCCGGAGGTTCTTTTTTTACAATACCTCCTCAAAGACAAGTTGAAATTGCTAGTCGTAAAAAAATTATTACTGATGAGCATAGTGGTAGAATTTTGGTTGATGGGGCTTTGGCTGAAGAAGAAAAAGAAAAAATTAATAAATTATTGAAATAA
- a CDS encoding Nif3-like dinuclear metal center hexameric protein translates to MKIKDITTSIEEIAPLNYAESFDNVGLLVGDYSTEVTGVLVTLDTLENVVDEAIVNNCNLIVSFHPIIFSGLKKLTGSNYVERVVIKAIKNNIAIYSMHTALDNSFQGVNAKICEVLGLQNKKILIPQKHTIKKLTTYVPIKNAEEVRLALFKEGAGSIGNYDNCSFNTDGYGTYRGNEDSNPTIGLKGETHIENETFISVIFEKHKEQQILNTLFKVHPYEEVAYDIVSLDNLHQEIGIGMIGELPIEKSEIEFFKFLKKTMNAQGIRHSKLIGKPIKRVAVLGGSGSFAIKNAIHKKADVYITADIKYHEFYKAENKLVIADIGHYESEQFTKNLLVDILTKKFPNFAIILSRKNTNPIYYL, encoded by the coding sequence ATAAAAATTAAAGACATAACAACTTCTATTGAAGAAATTGCTCCACTAAATTATGCTGAAAGCTTTGATAATGTTGGCTTATTAGTTGGTGATTATAGTACCGAAGTAACGGGAGTATTGGTTACACTTGACACATTAGAGAATGTAGTTGATGAAGCTATTGTAAACAATTGTAATTTAATTGTAAGTTTTCATCCTATTATTTTTTCAGGATTAAAAAAATTAACTGGATCAAATTATGTAGAAAGAGTTGTAATAAAGGCCATTAAAAATAACATTGCTATTTATTCAATGCATACTGCCTTAGACAATTCTTTTCAAGGCGTAAATGCTAAAATTTGTGAAGTTTTAGGCCTGCAAAATAAAAAAATCTTAATTCCTCAAAAACATACTATAAAAAAATTAACTACATACGTTCCTATCAAAAATGCTGAAGAAGTAAGGTTGGCTCTTTTCAAAGAAGGAGCTGGCAGTATTGGAAATTATGACAATTGTAGCTTTAATACTGACGGTTATGGAACTTACAGAGGAAATGAAGATTCTAACCCTACAATTGGTTTAAAAGGAGAAACTCATATAGAAAATGAAACATTTATAAGTGTTATCTTTGAAAAACACAAAGAACAACAAATTTTAAATACACTTTTTAAAGTGCATCCTTATGAAGAAGTTGCCTATGATATTGTTTCCTTAGACAATTTGCATCAAGAAATAGGCATAGGAATGATAGGCGAATTACCCATAGAAAAAAGTGAGATTGAATTTTTTAAATTCCTCAAAAAAACAATGAATGCACAAGGTATTAGACACTCTAAATTAATTGGTAAACCTATTAAGAGAGTTGCCGTATTAGGTGGTTCAGGTAGTTTTGCTATTAAAAATGCAATTCACAAAAAAGCTGATGTATATATTACTGCTGATATTAAATATCATGAATTTTACAAAGCCGAAAACAAACTTGTTATTGCAGATATTGGACATTATGAAAGCGAACAGTTCACAAAAAATCTTTTAGTTGATATACTTACAAAAAAATTTCCTAATTTTGCAATCATTTTATCACGAAAAAACACAAATCCAATTTATTACTTATAA
- the lpxK gene encoding tetraacyldisaccharide 4'-kinase: MNFLRQIAYPLSVLYGIITSFRNFLYNKHIFKSTAFKTPVIVVGNLSVGGTGKTPQIEYLIRLLKNEYKIAVLSRGYKRKSKGFIIADKNTTAEIIGDEPYQYYKKFEDIIVAVDVNRTNGIHLLEELENPPDIILLDDAFQHRKVKAGLNILLTSYNNLYVDDMLLPTGNLREKINGAKRAQIIMVTKCPSDISKKEQLNITKKLNPTNQQTLFFTTIEYNNKLKGFSTFNLDELKNVELLLITGIANPTPLIDYLGSKKIKFKHLKYPDHYHFKNKDIEVINEMFHAIQSNKKIILTTEKDYVRIFAELRNLVFIEIKTKFVNGSIDFDKIIKNYVE, encoded by the coding sequence GTGAATTTTTTACGACAAATAGCATATCCACTTTCTGTATTGTATGGTATAATTACAAGTTTCCGTAATTTTTTATACAATAAACATATATTTAAGTCTACAGCATTTAAAACTCCAGTAATTGTAGTTGGAAATTTAAGTGTTGGAGGAACAGGTAAAACGCCTCAAATAGAATATTTAATTAGATTATTAAAAAATGAATATAAGATAGCTGTTTTAAGTAGAGGCTATAAAAGAAAAAGTAAAGGATTTATTATTGCAGATAAAAATACTACAGCTGAAATAATTGGAGATGAACCTTACCAATATTATAAAAAATTTGAGGATATAATTGTTGCTGTTGATGTAAATAGAACAAATGGAATACATCTTTTAGAGGAACTAGAAAACCCACCAGATATTATTTTATTAGATGATGCATTTCAGCATAGAAAGGTAAAAGCAGGTTTGAATATTTTATTGACTTCATATAATAATCTGTATGTAGATGATATGTTGTTACCAACAGGGAATTTACGAGAAAAAATCAATGGAGCAAAAAGAGCTCAAATTATTATGGTAACAAAATGTCCTAGTGATATATCAAAAAAAGAACAGTTAAATATTACTAAAAAGTTAAATCCAACCAACCAACAAACACTATTTTTCACAACTATTGAATATAATAATAAATTAAAAGGTTTTTCTACGTTTAACTTGGATGAATTAAAAAATGTTGAATTGCTGTTAATAACAGGAATTGCAAATCCAACACCTTTAATAGATTATTTAGGGAGTAAAAAAATTAAATTTAAGCATTTGAAATACCCAGATCATTATCATTTTAAAAATAAAGATATTGAAGTTATAAATGAGATGTTTCATGCAATTCAGTCAAATAAAAAAATAATTTTAACAACAGAGAAAGATTATGTTCGTATCTTTGCCGAATTGCGAAATTTGGTTTTTATAGAAATAAAAACAAAATTTGTGAATGGAAGTATAGATTTTGATAAAATAATAAAGAATTATGTGGAATAA
- a CDS encoding purine-nucleoside phosphorylase — translation MWNKVQETVKFLQEKGVTKPDYGIILGTGLGNLVEKINIEISIPYSEIPNFPVSTVAGHSGELIFGSIGSKKVVAMRGRFHYYEGWRIEQTIFPVRVMKFLGIENLIVSNASGGVNPDFKVGDIMLITDHINFMPTHPLHGENDERFGPRFVDMHEPYSKQMIAKMEEIAIKLNIPIKKGVYLALQGPTFETPAEYKMVKILGADAVGMSTVPEVIAAKHLGMICFGISVITDLGVEGKAEAVSHEEVQKAAKLSEGAIGRLVAEFIKF, via the coding sequence ATGTGGAATAAAGTTCAGGAGACGGTTAAATTCCTTCAAGAGAAAGGAGTTACAAAACCAGATTATGGTATTATATTAGGTACAGGATTAGGAAATTTAGTAGAAAAAATTAACATTGAAATTAGTATACCTTATAGTGAAATACCAAATTTTCCAGTATCAACAGTTGCAGGTCATTCCGGTGAATTAATTTTTGGTAGTATTGGAAGTAAAAAAGTTGTTGCTATGCGAGGTAGATTTCATTATTATGAAGGATGGCGTATTGAACAAACTATTTTTCCGGTACGTGTAATGAAGTTTTTAGGAATAGAAAATTTAATTGTTTCAAATGCTTCTGGAGGTGTAAATCCAGATTTTAAGGTTGGAGATATAATGCTAATTACAGATCATATAAATTTTATGCCAACGCACCCTTTGCATGGTGAAAATGATGAACGTTTTGGACCTAGATTTGTTGATATGCATGAGCCATATAGTAAACAAATGATTGCTAAAATGGAGGAAATAGCTATTAAATTAAATATTCCAATTAAAAAAGGAGTTTATTTAGCATTGCAAGGGCCTACTTTTGAAACTCCTGCTGAATATAAAATGGTTAAAATTTTAGGTGCGGATGCAGTAGGAATGTCTACAGTACCTGAGGTTATTGCTGCAAAACATTTAGGGATGATATGCTTTGGAATATCTGTAATTACAGATTTAGGTGTAGAAGGGAAAGCAGAAGCAGTATCACATGAAGAAGTTCAAAAGGCAGCTAAACTTTCTGAGGGTGCTATTGGTAGATTGGTAGCTGAATTTATAAAGTTTTAA
- a CDS encoding Ppx/GppA phosphatase family protein, which produces MLKIEKLAGIDIGSNAVRLLITNVITEKDSNKPSFRKSALVRVPIRLGVDAFIKGKISEENKNRLLKAMDAFKLLMEVHGVKKYYACATSAMREASNGVEVANEIFKKTTIKINIIEGKEEAAIIFSTDISTILEKDKPYLYVDVGGGSTEFTLFSNGEIINSKSFKIGTVRILNYSKNEAKQIWNEIEIWIKENTKNLKNLALIGSGGNINKIFKLSGKAMGKPLSLIYMKAHYHFLKQMTYEQRISELGLNPDRADVILPATKIYLSAMKWSGATKIFVPKIGLADGIVKSLYYNKL; this is translated from the coding sequence ATTTTGAAAATTGAAAAACTTGCTGGAATTGATATTGGCTCTAATGCTGTTAGACTATTAATTACAAATGTAATTACTGAGAAAGATAGTAACAAACCTAGCTTTAGAAAATCTGCTTTGGTACGTGTACCAATTCGGTTAGGGGTCGACGCTTTTATTAAAGGAAAAATTTCTGAAGAAAATAAAAATAGGCTCTTAAAAGCAATGGATGCTTTTAAATTACTAATGGAAGTTCATGGTGTAAAAAAATATTATGCTTGCGCAACTTCAGCTATGAGAGAAGCATCTAATGGAGTTGAAGTTGCCAATGAAATTTTCAAAAAAACTACTATAAAAATTAACATTATTGAAGGGAAAGAAGAAGCTGCTATTATATTTTCAACTGACATTTCAACTATTCTTGAAAAAGACAAACCGTACTTATACGTTGATGTAGGAGGTGGAAGTACTGAATTTACCCTATTTTCAAATGGTGAAATTATAAACTCAAAATCTTTTAAGATTGGGACTGTTAGGATTTTAAATTACAGTAAAAATGAAGCCAAACAGATTTGGAATGAAATTGAAATTTGGATAAAAGAAAATACTAAAAACCTAAAAAACCTTGCACTCATTGGCTCTGGGGGGAATATTAATAAAATATTTAAACTTTCAGGAAAAGCAATGGGGAAACCACTTTCGTTAATTTATATGAAAGCACACTATCACTTTTTAAAACAAATGACCTATGAACAACGTATTTCAGAATTAGGATTAAATCCTGATAGGGCTGATGTAATTTTACCTGCCACAAAAATATACTTATCAGCTATGAAATGGAGTGGTGCAACTAAAATATTTGTTCCTAAAATTGGACTTGCAGATGGAATAGTTAAAAGTTTATATTATAATAAATTATAA
- a CDS encoding SixA phosphatase family protein codes for MKTLYIVRHAKSSWEYEGIKDIDRPLKKRGINDAYLISGVLQKKIACPDVFIASCANRALHTAMIFSYTFNYPLANIKISKSLYNFSDGYLIKTVKALDDGFDSAIIFSHDHGISDFVNKFGDKLLNHVSTCGVIGIKFETNHWKNIKSGQTFLTEFPKNYK; via the coding sequence ATGAAAACACTCTATATAGTTAGACACGCAAAATCTTCTTGGGAATATGAAGGTATTAAAGATATTGACAGGCCTTTAAAAAAAAGAGGTATTAACGATGCCTATTTAATTTCAGGAGTTTTACAAAAAAAAATTGCTTGCCCCGATGTATTTATAGCTAGTTGTGCCAACAGGGCTTTACATACAGCCATGATTTTTAGCTATACCTTTAATTATCCGCTTGCAAATATTAAAATAAGTAAATCACTATATAATTTTAGCGATGGTTATTTAATTAAAACCGTAAAAGCCTTAGATGATGGTTTTGATTCTGCAATAATTTTTAGTCATGACCATGGCATAAGTGATTTTGTGAATAAATTTGGAGATAAATTGTTAAATCATGTTTCAACCTGCGGTGTAATAGGAATTAAATTTGAAACAAACCATTGGAAAAATATTAAATCTGGACAAACATTTTTAACTGAATTTCCCAAAAATTATAAATAG
- the pdxH gene encoding pyridoxamine 5'-phosphate oxidase has protein sequence MEKDLSNYRKIYKKKELSKKEVPENPIELFQKWFYEVEEFGGNIEPNAMTIATIDSVGTPKSRVVLLKKYTWEGFIFYTNYNSDKGKSIKKNPNVCLSFFWNNLERQVIIQGKAEKIAANLSDGYFESRPDGSKLGAWASNQSEVVPSREFLDNRLASFEKQFEHKEIPRPPHWGGYIVKPKSIEFWQGRPNRMHDRIRYTLQEDFNWKIERLAP, from the coding sequence ATGGAGAAAGATTTAAGTAATTATCGAAAAATCTATAAAAAGAAAGAACTTTCAAAAAAAGAAGTTCCAGAAAATCCTATAGAATTATTTCAAAAATGGTTTTATGAAGTTGAAGAATTTGGAGGTAATATTGAACCAAATGCAATGACAATTGCAACAATTGATAGCGTTGGAACACCCAAAAGTAGAGTTGTACTTTTAAAAAAATATACTTGGGAAGGATTCATTTTTTACACGAACTACAATAGTGACAAAGGAAAATCTATTAAAAAAAATCCTAATGTTTGTTTATCTTTTTTTTGGAATAATTTAGAACGACAAGTAATTATTCAAGGAAAAGCTGAAAAGATTGCTGCAAATTTATCTGATGGCTATTTTGAATCTAGACCCGATGGAAGTAAATTAGGTGCTTGGGCATCAAACCAAAGTGAAGTAGTTCCTTCACGTGAATTTTTAGACAATCGTTTAGCTTCATTTGAGAAACAATTTGAACATAAAGAAATTCCAAGACCTCCACATTGGGGAGGTTATATTGTAAAGCCAAAAAGTATAGAATTTTGGCAGGGGCGCCCAAATAGAATGCACGATAGAATTAGGTACACCCTACAAGAAGATTTTAACTGGAAAATTGAACGATTAGCTCCTTAA